Proteins encoded together in one Caballeronia sp. NK8 window:
- the pqqA gene encoding pyrroloquinoline quinone precursor peptide PqqA: MKWETPSFTDMRFGFEITMYIATR, translated from the coding sequence ATGAAGTGGGAAACCCCGAGTTTCACCGACATGCGCTTCGGATTTGAAATTACGATGTATATCGCGACGCGTTAA
- the doeA gene encoding ectoine hydrolase DoeA (DoeA (degradation of ectoine A) is also called EutD (ectoine utilization D).) — protein MSEIMQEKKGQAPVVRLPFERSEYDARIAKTRRAMEKAGIDLMIVTDPTNMAWLTGYDGWSFYVHQCVLLAMDGEPVWYGRGQDANGAKRTVFMSHDNIIGYPDHYVQSQVRHPMDYLSAEVIAARGWDGKRIGVEMDNYYFSAKAYASLTQHLPHAKFVDATALVNWQRAVKSPREIEYMRVAARIVEKMHARILDTVEPGMKKSDLVAQIYEAGITGVEGYGGDYPAIVPLLPTGADAAAPHLTWDDSAFTANAGTFFEIAGCFRRYHCPLSRTVYLGKPPQHFIEGEKAVVEGIEAGLAVAKPGNKTEDIANAFFAVLRKFGIEKDSRCGYPIGASYPPDWGERTMSLRPGDKTVLEPGMTFHFMPGLWLDDWGLEITESILITETGVETFCNTPRKLFVKE, from the coding sequence ATGTCCGAAATCATGCAAGAGAAGAAAGGTCAGGCGCCCGTGGTGCGCCTGCCGTTCGAGCGCAGCGAGTACGACGCGCGCATCGCGAAGACACGGCGCGCGATGGAGAAGGCGGGCATCGATCTGATGATCGTGACCGACCCGACCAACATGGCGTGGCTCACCGGTTATGACGGCTGGTCGTTCTATGTGCATCAATGCGTATTGCTCGCGATGGACGGCGAGCCGGTCTGGTACGGCCGCGGCCAGGACGCGAATGGCGCGAAGCGCACGGTGTTCATGTCGCACGACAATATCATCGGCTATCCTGATCATTACGTGCAGTCGCAGGTTCGCCATCCGATGGATTACCTGTCGGCCGAGGTTATCGCCGCGCGTGGATGGGACGGCAAGCGCATCGGCGTGGAGATGGACAACTACTACTTCAGCGCGAAGGCGTATGCGTCGCTGACGCAGCATCTGCCCCACGCGAAGTTCGTCGATGCGACCGCGCTCGTCAACTGGCAGCGTGCGGTGAAGTCGCCGCGCGAGATCGAGTACATGCGCGTCGCGGCCCGCATCGTCGAGAAGATGCATGCGCGCATTCTCGACACGGTCGAGCCGGGCATGAAGAAGAGCGATCTCGTCGCGCAGATCTACGAAGCGGGCATCACGGGCGTCGAAGGTTATGGCGGCGACTATCCGGCGATCGTGCCGCTGCTGCCGACCGGCGCCGACGCCGCAGCGCCGCATCTCACGTGGGACGATTCGGCGTTCACCGCGAACGCCGGCACGTTCTTCGAGATTGCGGGCTGCTTCAGGCGCTATCACTGTCCGCTGTCGCGCACCGTGTATCTGGGCAAGCCGCCGCAGCATTTCATCGAAGGCGAGAAGGCAGTTGTCGAGGGCATCGAGGCGGGCCTCGCGGTTGCGAAGCCGGGCAACAAGACCGAGGACATCGCCAATGCGTTCTTCGCGGTGTTGCGCAAATTCGGCATCGAGAAGGACAGCCGCTGTGGTTATCCGATCGGTGCGAGCTATCCGCCGGACTGGGGCGAGCGCACGATGAGCCTGCGTCCCGGGGACAAGACCGTCCTCGAACCTGGCATGACGTTTCACTTCATGCCGGGGCTGTGGCTCGACGACTGGGGCCTCGAAATCACGGAGAGCATCCTGATTACGGAGACCGGCGTCGAGACCTTCTGCAACACGCCTCGAAAATTGTTCGTGAAGGAGTAA
- a CDS encoding IS30 family transposase, with product MTRQRKPWLGKAQRRRLWELWRNGESVSAIARALQRDVGSTHRHIAKHGGIAPAPRQRAARALSLCEREEISRALSQNESYGSIAAQLGRSKSTISREVSRNGGREKYRAHAADELAWRRALRPKQCALAGNARLCRQVARGLRLQWSPAQISGWLKRRYPQRKEMHISHETIYRTLFIQTRGALKKELISELRTRRAVRRPKCASKRGQNRGTIIDAVPISERPAEAEDRAVPGHWEGDLVAGSIDTHVATLVERHSRYLVLVKVPGKDTQSVTQALIKQVRKLPAQLKRSLTWDRGTEMAAHAQFTMATDMQVYFCEPRKPWQRGSNENTNGLLRQYFPKGQPLDHYSQAELNAIAKRLNERPRQTLGFMTPAEKLAETLGVALTG from the coding sequence ATGACTCGACAGAGAAAGCCTTGGTTGGGCAAAGCGCAGCGGCGGCGGCTCTGGGAGCTTTGGCGTAATGGGGAAAGCGTCAGTGCGATTGCGCGGGCGTTACAGCGGGATGTCGGCTCAACGCACCGGCATATCGCCAAACATGGCGGGATCGCGCCGGCGCCGCGCCAGCGCGCAGCGCGTGCTTTGAGCTTATGCGAGCGCGAAGAGATCTCGCGAGCGTTGAGCCAGAATGAGTCGTATGGGTCGATTGCAGCGCAGTTGGGGCGAAGCAAATCGACCATCAGCCGTGAAGTGAGCCGCAATGGAGGGCGCGAGAAGTATCGCGCGCATGCGGCCGATGAGTTGGCTTGGAGGCGCGCGTTGCGTCCGAAACAATGCGCGCTGGCGGGCAATGCGCGCTTGTGTAGGCAGGTCGCGCGAGGGCTGCGCCTACAATGGTCGCCTGCGCAGATCTCGGGCTGGCTCAAGAGGCGATACCCGCAACGCAAGGAGATGCACATTTCGCACGAAACGATCTATCGGACGCTGTTTATCCAGACGCGTGGAGCGCTGAAGAAGGAATTGATCAGTGAGCTTCGCACCAGGCGCGCAGTGCGTCGTCCGAAATGCGCCTCGAAGCGGGGTCAGAATCGCGGCACGATCATCGATGCGGTGCCGATCAGCGAACGCCCGGCCGAGGCCGAGGATCGCGCTGTGCCAGGGCATTGGGAAGGCGATTTGGTTGCAGGTTCAATCGACACGCACGTTGCTACGCTAGTGGAGCGGCATTCACGCTATTTGGTGCTGGTGAAGGTGCCGGGCAAAGACACGCAGAGCGTCACGCAGGCGCTGATCAAGCAGGTGCGCAAGCTTCCTGCGCAATTGAAGCGCTCGTTGACATGGGATCGGGGCACGGAGATGGCAGCTCACGCGCAGTTCACGATGGCGACAGATATGCAGGTGTACTTCTGCGAACCGCGAAAGCCGTGGCAAAGAGGGAGTAACGAGAATACCAATGGATTGCTGCGGCAGTACTTTCCAAAAGGCCAGCCGTTGGATCATTACTCACAGGCTGAGTTGAACGCAATTGCCAAGCGGCTCAATGAAAGGCCGCGGCAGACCTTGGGTTTTATGACGCCAGCGGAGAAATTGGCCGAGACGTTGGGCGTTGCGTTGACCGGTTGA
- the eutB gene encoding hydroxyectoine utilization dehydratase EutB, whose translation MSALTLADVYRARQRIEGRALVTPLVQSAALSRIAGVPVHLKLEPLQPTGSFKLRGATNALAQLAEEGCKRVVTASTGNHGRAVAHAARSLGIEAAVCMSSLVPQNKVDAVAALGARVVIAGKSQDDAQVEAQRLVREEGYAFVPPFDDERVIAGQATIGLEILEALPDAASIVVPLSGGGLFSGVAFAAKNIRADVKMIGVSMERGAAMHASLAAGKPVFVDELDTLADSLGGGIGLDNRHTFVMTRDLIDDIVLLDEVSIARGIVHAYREERLVVEGAAAVGIAALLDGAIKLQDGPVVVVVSGSNIDIETHRRLIGAA comes from the coding sequence ATGTCCGCACTTACGCTCGCCGATGTCTACCGCGCCCGCCAGCGCATCGAAGGCCGCGCGCTCGTCACGCCGCTGGTTCAGTCGGCTGCGCTCTCCCGCATCGCGGGCGTGCCGGTTCATCTGAAGCTCGAACCGCTGCAACCCACGGGCAGCTTCAAGCTGCGCGGCGCGACGAATGCGCTCGCGCAACTGGCGGAAGAAGGCTGCAAGCGCGTGGTGACCGCATCGACGGGCAATCATGGCCGCGCGGTTGCCCACGCGGCGCGCTCGCTCGGCATCGAAGCGGCGGTGTGCATGTCCTCGCTCGTGCCGCAGAACAAGGTCGATGCCGTCGCCGCGCTCGGCGCGCGTGTCGTCATCGCGGGCAAGAGTCAGGACGATGCGCAGGTCGAAGCGCAACGTCTCGTGCGCGAGGAAGGCTATGCATTCGTGCCGCCTTTCGACGATGAACGCGTGATCGCGGGACAGGCCACCATCGGCCTCGAAATTCTCGAAGCGCTGCCCGATGCGGCGAGCATCGTCGTGCCATTGTCGGGCGGCGGCTTGTTCAGTGGCGTCGCGTTCGCGGCAAAAAACATTCGTGCCGACGTAAAGATGATCGGCGTGTCGATGGAACGCGGCGCGGCCATGCACGCGAGTCTCGCGGCGGGCAAGCCCGTGTTCGTCGATGAACTGGATACGCTGGCCGATTCGCTCGGCGGCGGCATCGGCCTCGACAACCGCCATACCTTCGTCATGACGCGCGATCTCATCGACGACATCGTGCTGCTCGATGAAGTGTCGATCGCGCGCGGCATCGTGCATGCCTACCGCGAAGAGCGGCTCGTCGTCGAAGGCGCGGCCGCGGTCGGCATCGCGGCGCTGCTCGATGGCGCGATCAAGCTGCAAGACGGGCCGGTCGTCGTCGTGGTGAGCGGCAGCAACATCGATATCGAAACGCATCGCCGCCTTATCGGAGCGGCCTGA
- a CDS encoding Lrp/AsnC family transcriptional regulator has translation MIKLDRYDLGILRILARDGRITKSRLAEEVNLSISPAWERVKKLEDSGVIRGYRADVDWTAAFKGSRIVVEVTLSRHTAADMRRFEERVAGASEIVQCFATGGGVDYVLHVVARDIDHYQRFIDSLLVEELGIERYFTYIVTKVVKDLGDGAPEWVEV, from the coding sequence TTGATCAAGCTCGACCGCTACGATCTGGGTATCCTGCGCATTCTTGCGCGGGATGGCCGCATTACGAAATCGCGACTCGCGGAGGAGGTCAATCTGTCGATCTCGCCGGCCTGGGAGCGGGTGAAGAAACTCGAGGACAGCGGGGTTATTCGCGGCTATCGCGCGGATGTGGACTGGACGGCGGCGTTCAAGGGGAGCCGTATTGTCGTCGAAGTGACGCTATCGCGTCATACGGCGGCGGATATGCGGCGTTTCGAAGAGCGCGTTGCGGGGGCTTCGGAGATCGTGCAGTGTTTTGCCACCGGGGGTGGCGTGGATTATGTGCTGCATGTCGTGGCGAGGGATATCGATCACTATCAGCGGTTCATTGATTCTCTGCTCGTCGAGGAGCTTGGGATCGAGAGGTACTTTACTTATATCGTTACCAAGGTCGTCAAGGATTTGGGGGATGGGGCGCCGGAGTGGGTTGAGGTTTGA
- a CDS encoding cyclodeaminase — protein MSNIDTSTVLLGQAQLRKLVPLDLDAIEQVEAAFRSLATEAVAMPPILRLDIPEHAGEVDVKTAYLPRFPSFAIKVSPGFFNNPSLGLPSLNGLMLVLSARTGLTEAVLLDNGYLTAVRTAAAGAVASRWLARKDAKRVAIIGAGEQARLQLQALRLVRDIDHVTVWARDSASAHRFAHDCEGLPCYVADSVNQALRNADIAITTTPSREPLIHARDLHPGLHITAMGSDAEHKNEIAPDVFAKARYVCDRVQQVRMLGELHHAIEAGVIDADASFAELGEVIAGKTPGRVNDDEITVCDLTGTGAQDTAIATLAIQRARGSQAGTIFHNDVTA, from the coding sequence ATGTCCAACATCGATACATCCACCGTGCTGCTCGGGCAGGCGCAATTGCGCAAGCTCGTGCCGCTCGACCTCGACGCGATCGAGCAAGTAGAAGCCGCGTTCAGATCGCTTGCGACCGAAGCCGTCGCGATGCCGCCGATCCTGCGTCTCGACATTCCCGAGCACGCGGGCGAAGTCGACGTGAAAACCGCGTATTTGCCGCGTTTTCCGAGCTTTGCGATCAAGGTGAGTCCGGGCTTCTTCAACAATCCGTCGCTCGGGCTGCCGAGTCTGAACGGGCTGATGCTGGTGCTCTCGGCGCGCACCGGTCTGACCGAAGCCGTGTTGCTCGACAACGGTTATCTGACCGCGGTGCGTACTGCGGCGGCCGGCGCGGTTGCTTCGCGCTGGCTTGCTCGCAAGGATGCGAAGCGTGTCGCGATCATAGGCGCGGGCGAGCAGGCGCGCCTGCAACTGCAGGCATTGCGCCTCGTGCGCGATATCGATCACGTGACCGTATGGGCGCGCGATTCGGCCAGCGCGCATCGATTCGCGCACGACTGCGAAGGCTTGCCGTGCTATGTCGCGGACAGCGTCAATCAGGCGCTCAGAAACGCCGACATCGCCATCACCACGACGCCGAGCCGCGAGCCTCTTATCCACGCGCGCGATCTGCATCCCGGGCTGCATATCACGGCGATGGGCTCGGATGCCGAGCACAAGAACGAAATCGCGCCAGATGTCTTCGCGAAAGCGCGCTACGTATGCGACCGCGTGCAGCAGGTGCGCATGCTGGGCGAACTGCATCACGCGATCGAAGCCGGTGTGATCGATGCCGATGCGTCGTTCGCCGAATTGGGCGAAGTGATCGCAGGCAAGACGCCGGGCCGCGTGAACGACGACGAAATAACCGTGTGCGATCTGACCGGCACGGGCGCGCAGGACACCGCGATTGCAACGCTTGCGATTCAGCGTGCGCGCGGGAGCCAGGCAGGAACCATTTTCCACAACGATGTGACCGCTTGA
- a CDS encoding aspartate aminotransferase family protein, with the protein MTQQNQSLEQLFAEDRAHFMHPSTHAHDHASGALPGKIVTGAKGIRIQDHQGKSYIDAFAGLYCVNIGYGRTEVADAIYEQAKKLAYYHTYVGHSTDTIIELSSRIIDWSPEGMKKVYYGMSGSDANETQIKIVWYYNNVLGRPNKKKIISRERGYHGSGIVTGSLTGLPSFHQNFDLPIDRVKHTVCPHWYRKAPAGMSEAQFTAYCVDELEKLIAKEGADTIAAFIAEPVMGTGGIIAPPQGYWEAIQDVLRKHDILLISDEVVCGFGRLGSKMGAQHFGIKPDLITVAKGLTSAYTPLSGVIVGEKVWDVIEKGSQEFGPMGHGWTYSGHPICAAAAIANLDILERENLTQNAADVGAYLQQQLHTAFDAHPLVGEVRGAGMLAALEFMADKDARKPFDAALKVGPKVSAAALERGVIARAMPHGDILGFAPPLVTTRAEVDEIVGIAKQAVDAVANEVIGSALATQAI; encoded by the coding sequence ATGACCCAGCAGAATCAATCGCTCGAACAACTCTTCGCCGAAGACCGCGCGCACTTCATGCACCCGTCCACGCACGCGCACGATCACGCGAGCGGCGCGCTGCCCGGCAAGATCGTCACGGGCGCGAAGGGCATCCGCATTCAGGATCATCAGGGCAAAAGTTATATCGATGCATTCGCGGGACTGTATTGCGTGAACATCGGCTATGGCCGCACCGAAGTGGCCGATGCGATCTACGAGCAAGCGAAAAAGCTCGCGTATTACCACACGTATGTTGGACACTCGACGGATACGATCATCGAGTTGTCGTCGCGCATCATCGACTGGTCGCCCGAAGGCATGAAGAAGGTGTACTACGGCATGTCGGGATCGGATGCGAACGAAACGCAGATCAAGATCGTCTGGTATTACAACAACGTGCTGGGCCGCCCGAACAAGAAGAAGATCATTTCGCGCGAACGCGGCTATCACGGATCGGGCATCGTGACCGGTAGCCTGACCGGCCTGCCGAGCTTTCATCAAAACTTCGATCTGCCGATCGATCGCGTGAAGCACACCGTTTGTCCGCACTGGTATCGCAAGGCGCCCGCCGGCATGAGCGAAGCGCAATTCACCGCGTATTGCGTTGACGAACTCGAAAAGCTGATCGCGAAGGAAGGCGCCGATACCATCGCCGCATTCATCGCCGAACCGGTGATGGGCACGGGCGGCATCATCGCGCCGCCGCAAGGCTACTGGGAAGCGATCCAGGACGTGCTCAGGAAGCACGATATCCTTTTGATCTCCGATGAAGTCGTGTGCGGCTTCGGCCGTCTCGGCTCGAAGATGGGCGCGCAGCACTTCGGCATCAAGCCGGATCTCATCACGGTGGCGAAGGGTTTGACGAGCGCATATACGCCGCTGTCGGGCGTGATCGTCGGCGAGAAGGTGTGGGACGTGATCGAGAAAGGCTCGCAGGAATTCGGCCCGATGGGTCACGGCTGGACGTATTCGGGACATCCGATTTGCGCGGCCGCGGCAATCGCCAATCTCGATATCCTGGAGCGCGAGAACCTCACGCAAAATGCCGCCGATGTCGGCGCGTACTTGCAGCAGCAATTGCATACGGCGTTCGACGCGCATCCGCTCGTCGGCGAAGTGCGCGGTGCGGGCATGCTGGCGGCGCTCGAATTCATGGCCGACAAGGACGCGCGCAAGCCGTTCGATGCGGCACTGAAGGTTGGGCCGAAAGTCTCGGCGGCAGCCCTCGAGCGCGGCGTGATCGCGCGTGCGATGCCGCATGGCGATATTCTCGGCTTTGCGCCTCCGCTCGTCACGACGCGCGCTGAAGTGGATGAGATCGTCGGTATCGCCAAGCAGGCGGTGGATGCGGTCGCGAACGAAGTCATCGGTTCGGCGCTCGCGACGCAGGCGATCTGA
- the doeB gene encoding N(2)-acetyl-L-2,4-diaminobutanoate deacetylase DoeB gives MRASPISPTVDFDAEGVQHGFLKLPYSRNDSAWGAVMIPVTVIKRGDGPTALLTGGNHGDEYEGPIALAKLASTLEASDVNGRVIIVPYMNYPAFRAGARTSPIDAGNLNRSFPGKPDGTVTEKIADYFQRHLLPLADYVLDIHAGGRTLDFLPFAAIHVLNDATQQARCEAAMRAFGAPYSMRMLELDSIGLYDSAAEEAGKVFVSTELGGGGSSTARSVAIAERGVYGFLAYAGIIEKEVAREEARTTTLLDMPDGSCYTTSEHGGLLEMCRDLGDRVKAGDVLARVYDITRTGAAPVEYRAKRDGLLAARHFPGLVQTGDTVAVVADIVERNIAVSV, from the coding sequence ATGCGCGCGTCACCGATCAGCCCGACAGTCGACTTCGATGCCGAGGGCGTTCAACACGGCTTCCTGAAGCTGCCGTACTCGCGCAACGATTCCGCGTGGGGCGCCGTGATGATCCCGGTCACCGTGATCAAGCGCGGCGACGGTCCGACCGCGCTGCTTACGGGCGGCAATCACGGCGACGAATACGAAGGGCCGATCGCGCTGGCGAAGCTCGCATCGACACTCGAGGCAAGCGACGTGAACGGCCGCGTGATCATCGTGCCGTACATGAACTACCCGGCGTTCCGAGCGGGCGCGCGCACGTCGCCGATCGATGCCGGCAACCTGAATCGCAGCTTTCCCGGCAAGCCGGACGGCACGGTGACGGAGAAGATCGCGGATTATTTTCAGCGTCATCTGTTGCCGCTCGCCGATTATGTGCTCGATATCCATGCAGGCGGCCGCACGCTCGACTTCCTGCCGTTTGCGGCGATTCACGTCCTGAACGATGCGACACAGCAAGCGCGTTGCGAGGCGGCGATGCGTGCGTTCGGTGCGCCGTATTCGATGCGGATGCTCGAACTCGACAGCATCGGTCTTTACGACAGCGCCGCTGAGGAAGCGGGCAAGGTATTCGTATCGACGGAACTGGGCGGCGGCGGTTCCTCGACGGCCAGGAGCGTGGCGATCGCGGAGCGCGGTGTGTATGGCTTTCTCGCGTATGCGGGCATCATCGAGAAAGAGGTCGCGCGTGAGGAAGCGCGCACGACGACCTTGCTGGATATGCCTGATGGTTCCTGTTACACGACGAGCGAGCATGGCGGGCTGCTTGAAATGTGCCGCGATCTCGGGGATAGGGTGAAAGCAGGTGATGTGCTTGCGCGCGTCTATGACATTACGCGCACGGGCGCGGCGCCGGTCGAATATCGCGCGAAGCGGGATGGGCTGCTGGCGGCGCGGCATTTTCCGGGCCTCGTGCAGACGGGCGATACCGTGGCGGTGGTTGCGGATATCGTTGAACGCAACATTGCTGTGAGCGTGTAA
- a CDS encoding NAD-dependent succinate-semialdehyde dehydrogenase: MLLGHPVLFKSLCYIDGRWVHSSDAASIAVTNPADQKVIGHVPMLDQSQIVGSIDAADRAFQSWRWMPQQKRSALLLRWHELIMRHQSDLAGILSLEQGKPLAESKGEIAYAASFIEWFANEAKRLTGRTIPTHIDGAHLGTVMEPVGVAALITPWNFPVAMITRKAAAAIAAGCTVVVKPAHETPFSAIALAQLAEEAGFPPGVFNVVIGEPQMAMETLVSDTRVRAVSFTGSTRVGGLVAKAAAQSGIKKLALELGGNAPFIVTEDADLEQAVRIAVGAKFQTSGQDCCAANRILVARPLYEQFVERYTEAVKALKVGNAFEANVDIGPLMHQAAFDATVARIEDARAQGARITVGGNAHALGGWFYEPTVVADAKPGMRVYDEENFAPISAISPFDTLDEAVARANDTEYGLAAYVCATRIDTIFQLVRRLDFAMVSVNGVKFTGAPIPFGGMKASGLGREGGAEGFEPFVETKYFCLGNLGLPLTSAA, encoded by the coding sequence ATGCTGCTAGGCCATCCCGTTCTATTCAAATCGCTGTGCTATATCGACGGCCGCTGGGTCCACAGCAGCGACGCCGCATCGATCGCGGTGACGAATCCCGCGGATCAAAAGGTGATCGGTCACGTACCCATGCTCGACCAGTCGCAAATCGTCGGTTCGATCGACGCTGCCGATCGCGCATTCCAGTCCTGGCGCTGGATGCCGCAGCAAAAACGCAGCGCGCTGCTGTTGCGCTGGCATGAACTGATCATGCGTCATCAATCGGACCTCGCGGGCATCCTGTCGCTGGAACAGGGAAAGCCACTCGCCGAATCCAAAGGCGAGATCGCCTATGCCGCGAGCTTCATCGAATGGTTCGCGAACGAAGCAAAGCGCCTCACGGGCCGCACGATTCCCACTCATATCGATGGCGCGCATCTCGGCACCGTGATGGAGCCGGTTGGCGTCGCTGCACTGATCACGCCGTGGAATTTCCCCGTCGCGATGATCACGCGTAAAGCCGCCGCCGCGATCGCCGCAGGCTGCACGGTCGTCGTGAAACCCGCGCACGAAACGCCTTTCTCGGCGATCGCACTCGCACAACTCGCGGAAGAAGCCGGCTTCCCGCCAGGCGTATTCAACGTCGTGATCGGCGAGCCGCAGATGGCGATGGAAACGCTCGTCAGCGATACGCGCGTGCGCGCCGTCAGCTTCACGGGATCGACGCGTGTCGGCGGTCTGGTTGCGAAAGCGGCCGCGCAATCGGGCATCAAGAAGCTTGCACTGGAATTAGGCGGCAATGCGCCGTTCATCGTGACGGAAGACGCTGACCTGGAACAAGCCGTGCGCATTGCAGTAGGTGCGAAGTTTCAGACGTCCGGACAGGATTGCTGCGCCGCGAACCGCATTCTGGTCGCGCGTCCGCTCTATGAGCAATTCGTCGAACGCTATACGGAGGCCGTGAAAGCGCTGAAAGTGGGCAATGCATTCGAGGCGAATGTCGATATCGGCCCGCTCATGCATCAGGCGGCCTTCGACGCAACCGTCGCACGCATCGAGGACGCAAGAGCGCAGGGTGCGCGCATCACCGTCGGCGGCAACGCACATGCGCTCGGCGGCTGGTTTTATGAACCGACCGTCGTGGCCGATGCCAAACCCGGCATGCGCGTCTATGACGAAGAGAACTTCGCGCCGATCTCCGCGATTTCGCCGTTCGATACGCTCGACGAAGCGGTCGCGCGCGCCAACGACACGGAATACGGCCTCGCCGCCTACGTCTGCGCGACGCGCATCGACACGATCTTTCAGCTCGTGCGCCGACTCGATTTCGCGATGGTGTCGGTCAATGGCGTGAAATTCACCGGCGCGCCGATTCCATTCGGCGGCATGAAAGCGTCGGGCCTCGGCCGCGAAGGCGGCGCGGAAGGCTTCGAGCCTTTCGTCGAAACGAAATACTTTTGCCTCGGCAATCTGGGCCTGCCGCTCACGAGCGCAGCCTGA
- a CDS encoding PLP-dependent aminotransferase family protein — protein sequence MNERWRDAVRTVQGVQSKYKRLVKAMAADIESGALASGERLPPQREVAADLAISVQTVTNAYKELERQGLIRCEVGRGSFVSARVTETMSRYMLDTAERSVVDFSIARIVHTPEHDAMWRKVCATLSTIEDQPWIRAFRPIAGFDSHRQAGVEWLASLNMPAKVETLLVTNGVAHSIFLALASIVGPGDTVLCESLTDHGVIGSANVLGFTLKGLEIDEHGIRPEHFEEVCDSERVSALVCTPTLNNPTVAMMPDSRRRAIARIAERYGVYVIEDDVYGALPAKTQTPIASLIPELAFYCTSMTKSVLSGLRTGFMTVPRRLALRAESVLRVSCWMATSPIAEVTSRWIMDGTAQRLVQIQRERLAARQGVVREVLGEYVLGSHPNALSVWLRVPDEWEAERITRELRNRNIAVTSPDPFLVRGADRPNAVRLCVGAEVGEGTFRSAVETMREVFGQYPHVHDFN from the coding sequence GTGAACGAAAGATGGCGCGACGCCGTGCGTACGGTGCAGGGCGTGCAGTCCAAGTACAAGCGGCTGGTCAAGGCAATGGCCGCCGATATCGAAAGCGGCGCGCTCGCCTCGGGTGAACGTCTGCCGCCGCAACGCGAAGTCGCGGCCGATCTGGCGATCAGCGTGCAGACCGTCACCAACGCGTACAAGGAACTGGAGCGGCAAGGGCTGATCCGCTGCGAAGTGGGGCGCGGCAGCTTCGTCTCGGCGCGCGTGACCGAGACGATGTCCCGTTACATGCTCGACACGGCCGAGCGTTCCGTGGTCGATTTTTCGATTGCGCGCATCGTTCATACGCCCGAGCACGACGCGATGTGGCGCAAGGTCTGCGCGACGCTCTCGACCATCGAGGATCAGCCGTGGATTCGCGCATTCCGGCCGATTGCGGGCTTCGACAGTCATCGTCAGGCGGGCGTCGAATGGCTCGCGTCGCTCAACATGCCCGCGAAAGTGGAGACGCTGCTCGTCACCAATGGCGTTGCGCACAGCATCTTTCTTGCGTTGGCGTCGATCGTCGGTCCGGGCGATACGGTGCTGTGCGAAAGCCTCACGGATCACGGCGTGATCGGATCGGCCAACGTGCTGGGGTTTACGCTCAAAGGACTGGAGATCGACGAGCACGGCATTCGCCCCGAGCACTTCGAGGAAGTCTGCGACAGCGAACGGGTCAGCGCGCTCGTCTGCACGCCGACGCTGAACAATCCGACCGTCGCGATGATGCCCGATTCGCGCCGCCGCGCGATTGCGCGCATTGCGGAACGCTATGGCGTGTATGTGATCGAGGACGATGTCTACGGCGCGCTGCCCGCGAAGACGCAGACGCCCATCGCGAGCCTGATTCCCGAGCTTGCGTTCTATTGCACGAGTATGACGAAGTCGGTACTGAGCGGCTTGCGCACGGGGTTCATGACGGTGCCGCGGCGTCTCGCGCTGCGTGCGGAAAGCGTGCTGCGCGTGAGCTGCTGGATGGCGACCTCGCCGATCGCGGAAGTCACCTCGCGCTGGATCATGGACGGCACGGCGCAACGCCTCGTGCAGATTCAGCGCGAGCGGCTCGCGGCGCGCCAGGGCGTCGTGCGTGAAGTGCTCGGCGAATACGTGCTGGGCAGTCATCCGAACGCGCTGTCCGTCTGGTTGCGCGTACCCGACGAATGGGAAGCGGAACGCATCACGCGTGAATTGCGCAATCGCAATATCGCGGTGACTTCGCCCGATCCGTTCCTCGTGCGCGGCGCAGACCGGCCCAACGCGGTGCGGCTCTGCGTGGGCGCGGAAGTCGGTGAAGGCACGTTTCGCAGCGCGGTGGAAACGATGCGCGAAGTCTTCGGCCAGTACCCGCACGTGCACGACTTCAACTAA